A stretch of the Filimonas lacunae genome encodes the following:
- a CDS encoding T9SS type B sorting domain-containing protein, whose amino-acid sequence MTALRKVFISVAGRRLFLLLLVSCFSFSVSRAQITIPVGAANGANGETDYPCPLQDYFESSRMQFLYLASELKAAGMDSGFIKSISYKVTGGILPGTFAPMEGLSIKIGGSTVGTLDIYSWETVANQVYGPVDYKAVLGINTFVFSTPFLWNGRDNLIIEICNGIDDNKSPTDYSTVNPSVTWTTNLPFYACHTTLAQNSGSLCGTAETGTTGDLNTRPDITFGWSPAVVCAGTPVAGAVTASVTTTCGTAPFDLTLSGATIADNITYQWQSSVNGVNWNNMTASGGFGVTTSQSVTTSYRVLATCGVSGASATSTPVEVVTPPAVSGIYTINKDQATGGGNFQSFNDAYNFIKCGINGNVVFNVTSVSGSYNEQLLMQSVPGASASNTVTFNGNGQLIEYLATDGGQRAVIELNGASHIRFNNLRITATGQAWGQYGWAVHLMNNADSNTISNCVITVDSTSGMDSYVGIMINGSSYSFMGSNTSGCDSNSIRNNIITGGYTGIAVISNSDLANMRNSITGNTIREFYQYGMYISYTYATLIANNRFTRENNPFNSYEMAGIYASGLSSKMVIDANVITHMGGATIDYSGSLYGIYLYSVNTLAGLNNLVSNNKIYNLGEAGTAYGIYNMGSGNLLYAHNAISLDGDGSASFSVPVMRGFYIDAGEPDIVLKNNMVTVTRTGPGNKACIEIQGDVSKVTANRNNYYIPNSIGGKINTGFVNGNYSNTLKDWQTATGGDAESFSLNPSYEDILAGNLKPLNAAVDNRGEYSSLVPADIDGVFRSTTTPDVGVYEYTPPPCIAPPTAGAVKPASDTVCVNAQVGMGLSGYSNGSGQTYQWQYAASLADAFVNLGAALNSADTVIRPSATSYYRVQVGCGASYAYTNPVRVVTKNSLPAGNYTLSNTAAVGTVDFNSFTQAASALACGIQGSVVVDVVSVNSVYNEQLILGEVPGTSVSNLLTFNGNGNTLTYGATNTEEKAILKLNGTDHVIVDSLIIQPNNSGMYGYGIQLLNNADSNLFRKCTVDIPMELWWSEFNGVVINATNDDATATGASLCDGNVFENNTIKGGYTGISVVSNMDNPVAGNQFINNQVQDFYARGIYLQNTVGAIVDHNSISRPVRSDVNYEFQGIQVLEKANKLVVNGNRIYNPFGGNTGSNGEVFGIGLILAAFDAGQEGLVSNNLLYNFNGSGNLYGIAFINTGNVKCYHNTISFDHVLNTAPTNAYGLYAMGTITGVDVQNNIVTVTRGGKGRKAAVFSYSPLQDARFDYNDYYVAGADGTNNIGDIDGVGSYATLAGWQAGVSQDAHSANIDPVYTAPATGNLKPAVMPMDNTGHYVQVATDVVGVSRSAVTPDMGAYEFTLPLCTAPPVAGVATAVPASGICMGSTIALDIQGNSAGGTQTYQWQQSKDGATGWVNAGKLQYLPAVAMQVMHSNWYRCAVACGGDTVYSAAVAVTLNDPLPGGVYTIATDGSGNYPSFNAAVAAMECGIGGAVTFLVKAGTYTENVKMHYVYGSSDTSRITFRAENGVASSVVLNSSATSPDDNYVVKLDSASYTTFSNISLQANSTFGLGTVAMITNTASADSLVNCVLTAPAANYFSLNTAVVLLDNAVGSNNVIKGNTIQNGSAGIYLNGSDFSWINTTVLDSNHIMGAKRYGLYGTYAHTPVINRNLVEQTAGLFESAYGIQLRFCDSGYQVKGNTVLLKNASGDVYGISVSNNRSSDNSAGYITGNRIEGLTGNAGSIRGVEVASTELSYVRNNVVSIASSGNYASTYGIYDENSGGRYYNNSVLNKSLAGYSNYAGMFMSDYDAYGTSMIYNNIFAQLGGGRALYLSQNQSVSSDYNMLYSTGTGIGIGDNGDAVTLPDWVAVSKRDEHSIVYKPAFADETTLLPALNDSAVWAMHGRGIQLQGNVDDFNGNARPVTLQEGVPDLGAYEFMPVMVPVVATANPAAPVADAAQVFTMGSDTVAVIHWGSSVPSLVKMRRYSGVLPPSLAAATPQMYFYTDAEVTGSVSDYQVEQFYIDPWLYNINAEQKVRLGKTDDTGAWGVDGKSKVFTGKNSILSDTLHYLARFTGIADTSIKENPDQYLATDSSNAGTRFWVAYGHNSNFSTYGDNSQEMVLYFSATQAAHVTVHVNGTNWTKEYDVPANTAISSDAIPKTGLDDARLLWEGKYSRGISIESNVPIVAYAHIYSFTSSGATMLLPEGTYGYEYYALTAPQYSADPGSYSWFTVVASHDNTAVEITPSCATVGGKVARQPFVVMLNKGEVYQVMGDLTGGDNYQGYEVTGSKIKSITNVDGKCYPIAVFSGNSRTFISCDYSISGASDNIIQQNFPMQAWGKRYLTVAVPKEEAFTSPMQHMCRVLVKDPATLVKRNGVVLTSLLNNSYYEFFSNTSDYIESDKAVMVAQYMLSDEACEPGQLMGDPEMVYVSPIEQGIHRVSFYRNTVENVKANYLLLTIPDKGVNSLLIDGSNTFSYSYPHPNLSGYTVVVQRWNAAKASVSVSSDSAFTAVTYGEGPNESYGYNAGTLVRNLSAWPGIVNKYDSSGTNSKYACVGTTFRFTVVAPLQPETIVWHFSQLPQLGVTVDSVQVMPVASDTVIVNGQAYYLYTVSKEFSFAQTGVYQLPVTYTSAAIESCDHSIHQLLTITVIEAPVVDFTATYSGCLNDVVQLEGSGAAGDGSAIQKWLWSFGDNQSGYSKDTTWQYTDAGTYQVKLTVIDAYGCMADTAKEVAALPFATLAIADTVWACKGAAVTLTLNSAETGIVYNWYDVETGGTPLVAAVSYTINNLAGTTDVYVEAVKNDCASPRKKVTAAVFADLLPPMVTVDTVGVNMVVFSWTPVTGAVTYEVSLDGGTTWIIPSSGTDGLTHVVTGLRASQEVSLLVRAKGNAVCEVTVSEKKTATTLPDKIFIPNAFSPNGDGLNDVIKIYGFGVKELTFAVFNQWGEKVFETRDQAQGWDGYWKGKPQPSGVYMYVCQVVLTDGSTQTKKGAINLVR is encoded by the coding sequence ATGACTGCTTTGAGAAAGGTTTTTATTTCTGTTGCCGGCAGAAGGTTGTTTCTGCTGCTATTGGTTTCCTGTTTTTCTTTCTCCGTATCCCGCGCCCAGATTACTATTCCGGTGGGCGCTGCTAATGGTGCTAATGGCGAAACGGATTATCCCTGCCCGTTGCAGGATTATTTTGAGAGTAGCCGCATGCAGTTTTTGTACCTGGCTTCTGAGTTAAAGGCGGCCGGTATGGATTCAGGCTTTATTAAATCTATCTCTTACAAAGTAACCGGGGGTATTTTGCCCGGCACTTTTGCGCCTATGGAAGGTTTGTCTATTAAAATAGGCGGTTCTACTGTAGGAACATTAGATATATATTCATGGGAAACTGTTGCTAACCAGGTATATGGCCCTGTTGATTACAAAGCTGTTCTGGGTATCAACACATTTGTATTCTCCACTCCTTTTTTATGGAATGGTCGCGACAACCTTATCATTGAAATCTGTAACGGAATAGATGATAATAAATCGCCTACCGATTACTCTACCGTAAACCCAAGTGTAACGTGGACAACCAATTTGCCGTTTTATGCATGTCATACCACCCTGGCGCAAAACAGCGGTAGTTTGTGTGGTACTGCTGAAACCGGCACTACAGGCGATTTAAACACCCGTCCGGATATTACATTTGGCTGGTCGCCTGCAGTAGTGTGTGCCGGAACGCCGGTAGCAGGTGCTGTAACTGCTTCTGTAACTACTACCTGTGGCACTGCTCCCTTTGACCTTACATTGAGTGGCGCTACTATAGCGGATAACATTACCTATCAATGGCAATCGTCTGTCAATGGTGTTAACTGGAATAATATGACGGCTTCCGGTGGGTTCGGGGTCACTACTTCCCAAAGTGTTACCACCTCTTACCGGGTGTTAGCTACCTGCGGTGTATCGGGTGCATCTGCTACTTCAACGCCTGTTGAGGTGGTTACCCCTCCGGCAGTGTCGGGCATCTATACTATTAATAAAGACCAGGCAACAGGTGGGGGTAATTTCCAGTCGTTTAACGATGCCTATAATTTTATTAAGTGTGGCATTAATGGTAATGTGGTGTTCAATGTTACTTCTGTAAGCGGATCTTATAATGAACAACTGTTGATGCAGTCGGTTCCGGGTGCTTCCGCCTCCAATACGGTTACTTTTAATGGTAACGGCCAGTTGATCGAGTACCTGGCCACGGATGGTGGGCAGCGTGCGGTGATTGAGTTGAATGGGGCCAGTCATATCCGGTTCAATAATTTGCGCATCACTGCTACCGGACAAGCCTGGGGGCAGTATGGATGGGCGGTGCATCTGATGAATAACGCCGACTCCAATACTATTAGTAATTGTGTTATTACGGTAGATTCCACTTCGGGTATGGATAGTTATGTGGGTATTATGATCAATGGTTCTTCTTATTCTTTCATGGGTAGTAATACTTCCGGTTGCGATAGCAATTCTATCCGTAATAATATTATCACGGGCGGATATACAGGCATTGCTGTCATAAGTAATTCCGATCTGGCCAATATGCGCAACAGTATTACGGGCAACACCATACGTGAGTTTTACCAGTATGGCATGTATATTTCTTATACCTATGCTACCCTCATTGCCAATAACCGGTTTACCCGTGAAAATAATCCCTTCAATTCTTACGAAATGGCGGGTATCTATGCTTCGGGGTTGAGCAGTAAAATGGTGATAGATGCGAATGTGATTACGCATATGGGTGGAGCTACAATCGATTACTCCGGCAGTTTGTATGGTATTTACCTGTATTCGGTAAACACGCTGGCGGGATTGAATAACCTGGTAAGTAATAATAAAATATATAACCTGGGTGAGGCGGGCACCGCTTACGGTATTTATAACATGGGCTCGGGTAACCTGCTGTATGCGCACAACGCTATTTCATTAGATGGTGATGGTAGCGCTTCGTTTTCTGTGCCCGTAATGCGTGGCTTTTATATAGATGCCGGCGAGCCGGATATTGTGTTGAAAAATAATATGGTTACCGTAACCCGCACAGGGCCGGGTAATAAAGCCTGTATAGAGATACAGGGTGATGTATCAAAAGTTACTGCCAATAGAAACAACTATTATATACCCAATAGCATAGGGGGTAAAATCAATACGGGCTTTGTCAATGGCAATTACAGCAATACGCTGAAAGATTGGCAAACCGCTACAGGTGGCGATGCGGAATCTTTTTCGCTGAATCCCTCTTATGAAGATATTCTTGCCGGTAATCTAAAGCCGCTGAATGCAGCAGTGGATAACAGGGGTGAGTATTCTTCGCTGGTGCCTGCGGATATCGATGGTGTGTTCAGAAGCACCACCACGCCAGATGTAGGTGTGTATGAATATACACCACCACCTTGTATCGCACCGCCCACCGCGGGTGCGGTAAAGCCGGCCAGCGATACCGTTTGTGTGAATGCGCAGGTGGGCATGGGGCTGTCTGGTTATTCCAATGGCTCAGGGCAAACCTACCAATGGCAATATGCAGCGTCTCTTGCTGATGCTTTTGTAAACCTGGGTGCTGCGTTAAACAGTGCGGATACGGTTATCAGGCCATCAGCTACTTCCTATTACCGGGTACAGGTAGGTTGTGGCGCGTCTTATGCTTATACCAACCCGGTAAGGGTGGTTACTAAAAATAGTTTGCCTGCGGGTAATTATACGTTAAGTAATACGGCTGCGGTCGGTACTGTTGATTTTAACAGCTTTACGCAGGCGGCATCTGCATTGGCTTGTGGCATACAAGGTAGTGTAGTGGTAGATGTGGTAAGTGTAAATAGTGTGTATAACGAACAGTTGATCCTGGGCGAGGTACCGGGCACTTCTGTCAGCAACCTGCTTACTTTTAATGGCAATGGTAATACGCTTACTTATGGTGCTACCAACACAGAAGAGAAGGCTATTCTCAAACTGAATGGTACCGATCATGTTATTGTAGACAGTCTTATCATACAGCCGAATAATAGTGGTATGTATGGTTATGGTATTCAATTGTTGAATAATGCAGATAGTAACTTGTTTCGTAAGTGTACGGTAGATATACCTATGGAGCTGTGGTGGTCTGAGTTTAATGGTGTGGTGATCAATGCTACGAATGATGATGCTACGGCAACCGGTGCGTCTTTGTGTGATGGTAATGTGTTTGAGAATAATACCATTAAAGGAGGTTATACGGGTATTTCTGTAGTAAGCAATATGGATAATCCTGTTGCGGGTAACCAGTTTATTAATAACCAGGTGCAGGATTTTTACGCGCGTGGTATTTACCTGCAAAACACGGTGGGGGCAATAGTAGACCATAACAGCATTTCGCGTCCTGTTCGTTCCGATGTTAACTATGAGTTTCAGGGCATACAGGTGCTGGAAAAAGCGAATAAGCTGGTGGTTAACGGCAACCGGATATACAATCCGTTTGGTGGTAACACCGGTAGTAATGGGGAGGTGTTTGGTATTGGGCTTATACTGGCGGCCTTTGATGCCGGCCAGGAAGGGCTGGTAAGTAACAACCTGTTGTACAACTTCAATGGTAGTGGCAATTTATATGGTATTGCTTTTATCAACACGGGGAATGTAAAATGTTATCATAATACCATATCGTTCGATCATGTATTGAATACGGCACCTACCAATGCCTACGGCCTGTATGCTATGGGTACTATCACAGGGGTGGATGTGCAGAATAACATTGTTACTGTTACCCGTGGTGGTAAGGGTAGGAAGGCGGCTGTATTTTCTTACAGTCCCTTACAGGATGCCAGGTTTGATTATAACGATTATTATGTAGCGGGTGCAGACGGTACCAATAATATTGGTGATATAGATGGTGTGGGTAGTTATGCCACGCTGGCCGGCTGGCAAGCCGGTGTATCGCAGGATGCGCATTCTGCTAATATCGATCCCGTATATACTGCGCCGGCTACCGGCAATCTGAAACCTGCTGTTATGCCTATGGATAACACAGGGCATTATGTGCAGGTAGCAACTGATGTTGTGGGCGTAAGCAGAAGTGCTGTAACTCCCGATATGGGCGCTTATGAATTTACGCTTCCGCTGTGTACAGCGCCCCCGGTGGCGGGTGTTGCTACGGCTGTTCCGGCTTCTGGTATTTGTATGGGAAGCACTATTGCTTTGGATATACAGGGTAATTCGGCAGGAGGTACACAAACATATCAATGGCAGCAAAGTAAGGATGGTGCTACCGGCTGGGTAAATGCGGGCAAGCTGCAATACCTGCCAGCAGTTGCTATGCAGGTAATGCACAGCAACTGGTACCGTTGCGCGGTGGCTTGTGGTGGCGATACGGTGTATTCGGCTGCAGTTGCGGTTACTTTAAACGATCCTTTACCGGGCGGGGTGTATACTATTGCTACGGATGGCTCGGGTAATTATCCCTCCTTTAATGCGGCTGTGGCTGCTATGGAATGTGGTATAGGTGGTGCTGTTACCTTCCTGGTAAAAGCCGGCACCTACACCGAAAATGTGAAAATGCATTATGTATATGGCTCTTCCGATACCAGCAGAATTACCTTCCGTGCCGAAAATGGTGTTGCGTCTTCTGTAGTACTTAACAGTAGCGCCACTTCTCCTGATGATAACTATGTAGTAAAGCTGGATAGCGCTTCTTACACTACTTTTTCCAATATCAGCCTGCAGGCGAATAGCACTTTCGGACTGGGTACGGTGGCTATGATTACCAACACGGCTTCTGCCGATAGCCTGGTAAACTGTGTGTTAACCGCACCCGCTGCTAATTATTTTTCTTTAAATACAGCGGTGGTATTGCTGGATAATGCAGTAGGCAGCAATAACGTGATCAAAGGCAATACTATTCAAAATGGTTCTGCGGGCATTTATCTGAACGGATCAGATTTTTCCTGGATCAACACTACGGTGTTAGATAGTAATCATATCATGGGTGCTAAGCGGTATGGTTTGTATGGCACCTATGCGCATACGCCTGTAATCAACCGTAACCTGGTAGAACAAACTGCCGGTTTGTTTGAAAGTGCATATGGCATTCAGTTACGTTTTTGCGATTCGGGTTACCAGGTAAAAGGTAATACAGTGTTGCTGAAAAATGCCAGTGGCGATGTGTATGGCATTAGCGTGTCTAATAACCGCAGCAGTGATAATTCAGCTGGTTATATTACCGGCAACCGCATAGAGGGATTAACGGGTAATGCCGGTAGCATACGAGGTGTAGAGGTGGCTTCTACAGAGTTAAGCTATGTGCGTAACAATGTTGTCAGCATCGCTTCTTCCGGCAACTATGCATCCACCTATGGCATTTATGATGAAAATTCAGGTGGCCGTTATTATAATAATTCGGTGTTAAATAAATCTTTGGCAGGCTATAGCAATTACGCCGGTATGTTTATGTCTGATTATGATGCGTATGGAACGTCCATGATCTATAACAACATCTTTGCCCAGCTGGGTGGTGGCCGTGCGTTGTACCTGTCGCAAAATCAGAGCGTAAGCAGCGATTATAATATGCTGTATTCTACCGGAACCGGCATTGGTATTGGTGACAATGGCGATGCGGTTACTTTGCCCGATTGGGTGGCAGTATCTAAAAGAGACGAGCATTCTATTGTATATAAACCCGCTTTTGCGGATGAAACCACCTTGCTGCCTGCCCTTAACGATTCTGCTGTATGGGCTATGCATGGCCGTGGTATTCAGTTGCAGGGCAATGTGGATGATTTTAATGGCAATGCCCGACCAGTAACGTTACAGGAAGGGGTGCCCGACCTGGGGGCGTATGAGTTTATGCCTGTAATGGTTCCGGTGGTAGCTACGGCTAACCCGGCTGCACCTGTAGCAGATGCTGCTCAGGTGTTTACCATGGGATCTGATACGGTAGCTGTTATTCATTGGGGTAGCAGTGTGCCGTCGTTAGTAAAAATGAGAAGGTATAGCGGGGTGTTACCGCCATCTTTAGCTGCTGCTACTCCGCAAATGTATTTTTATACAGATGCGGAAGTTACGGGTAGTGTAAGTGATTACCAGGTAGAGCAGTTTTATATCGATCCCTGGTTGTATAATATTAACGCAGAGCAAAAAGTGCGTTTAGGTAAAACTGATGATACAGGTGCCTGGGGTGTGGATGGCAAGAGTAAAGTGTTTACAGGTAAAAACAGTATCCTTAGCGATACGCTGCATTACCTGGCCCGCTTTACGGGTATTGCTGATACTTCCATTAAAGAAAATCCCGATCAATACCTGGCTACAGACAGTTCCAATGCGGGAACGCGTTTCTGGGTAGCTTATGGACATAATTCTAATTTCTCTACTTACGGAGATAACTCACAGGAAATGGTGCTGTATTTCAGTGCCACACAGGCGGCACATGTAACTGTGCATGTGAATGGTACTAACTGGACAAAAGAATACGATGTGCCGGCCAATACGGCTATCAGTAGTGATGCTATTCCTAAAACAGGGCTGGATGATGCACGGCTATTGTGGGAGGGTAAATATAGCAGGGGTATTAGCATTGAGAGTAATGTGCCTATTGTGGCTTATGCGCATATTTATTCATTCACCTCTTCCGGCGCTACCATGTTATTGCCCGAGGGCACTTATGGTTATGAGTACTATGCCCTTACTGCTCCTCAATACAGTGCCGACCCGGGCAGTTACTCCTGGTTTACAGTTGTAGCCAGTCACGATAACACCGCTGTGGAAATAACGCCTTCCTGTGCTACTGTAGGTGGTAAGGTGGCGCGCCAGCCGTTTGTGGTGATGTTGAATAAAGGAGAAGTGTACCAGGTGATGGGCGATTTAACGGGTGGGGATAATTACCAGGGGTATGAAGTAACGGGTAGTAAAATAAAATCCATTACCAATGTGGATGGTAAATGTTATCCTATAGCCGTGTTTTCCGGCAACAGCCGCACATTTATCAGCTGCGATTATTCTATCAGTGGTGCCAGTGATAATATTATACAGCAAAACTTCCCTATGCAGGCATGGGGCAAACGATATCTTACCGTTGCTGTGCCTAAAGAGGAAGCATTTACCTCGCCTATGCAGCATATGTGTCGTGTGCTGGTAAAAGACCCGGCCACACTGGTAAAGCGTAATGGGGTAGTGTTAACAAGCCTGTTGAACAACAGCTATTACGAATTCTTTAGCAATACCAGTGATTATATAGAATCGGATAAGGCGGTGATGGTGGCGCAGTATATGCTTTCTGATGAAGCCTGCGAACCCGGGCAGCTGATGGGCGATCCGGAAATGGTGTATGTGAGTCCGATTGAGCAGGGTATTCACCGTGTTTCTTTCTATCGTAATACCGTGGAAAATGTGAAGGCCAATTACCTGTTGCTTACTATTCCGGATAAAGGCGTGAACTCGTTGCTGATAGATGGCAGCAACACATTCAGTTATTCTTATCCTCATCCTAACTTATCTGGTTATACCGTAGTGGTGCAGCGCTGGAATGCAGCGAAAGCATCGGTAAGTGTAAGCAGTGATTCTGCCTTTACAGCAGTTACCTATGGCGAAGGGCCTAACGAAAGCTATGGCTATAATGCGGGCACTTTGGTGCGTAACCTGTCGGCCTGGCCGGGTATTGTCAACAAATACGATTCTTCCGGCACCAACAGCAAATATGCCTGTGTGGGCACAACGTTCCGCTTTACCGTAGTAGCTCCTTTGCAACCTGAAACCATTGTGTGGCATTTTAGTCAATTGCCGCAGCTGGGTGTAACAGTGGATAGTGTGCAGGTGATGCCGGTGGCTTCCGATACGGTTATTGTCAACGGGCAGGCTTATTATCTCTATACGGTGTCTAAAGAATTCTCCTTTGCACAAACAGGCGTTTACCAACTACCGGTTACTTATACCAGTGCAGCTATTGAAAGCTGCGATCATTCTATTCATCAGTTGTTGACGATTACGGTAATTGAGGCACCTGTTGTAGATTTTACAGCTACTTATTCCGGTTGTTTAAATGATGTGGTGCAGTTGGAGGGTAGTGGGGCAGCTGGCGATGGATCGGCGATTCAAAAATGGTTATGGAGTTTTGGCGATAACCAATCCGGTTATTCAAAAGATACCACCTGGCAATATACCGATGCTGGTACTTACCAGGTAAAGCTTACTGTTATTGATGCTTATGGTTGTATGGCAGATACTGCTAAAGAAGTAGCGGCATTGCCTTTCGCAACATTGGCAATAGCAGATACGGTGTGGGCTTGTAAAGGCGCTGCTGTTACATTAACACTGAATAGCGCGGAAACCGGTATTGTATATAACTGGTACGATGTTGAAACAGGTGGTACTCCATTGGTGGCTGCTGTATCGTACACTATCAATAATCTGGCAGGTACTACAGATGTGTATGTAGAAGCGGTGAAAAATGATTGTGCATCACCGCGTAAAAAAGTGACGGCTGCCGTGTTTGCCGATCTGTTACCGCCTATGGTAACGGTAGATACTGTGGGGGTGAATATGGTGGTGTTCAGCTGGACGCCGGTAACAGGCGCTGTAACCTACGAAGTGTCGCTGGATGGCGGCACTACCTGGATAATACCTTCTTCCGGCACAGACGGTTTAACGCATGTGGTAACCGGTTTGCGTGCCAGCCAGGAGGTTAGCCTGCTGGTGCGTGCCAAGGGCAATGCGGTGTGTGAGGTGACAGTGTCTGAAAAGAAAACCGCCACTACGCTGCCGGACAAAATATTTATACCGAATGCTTTTTCTCCTAACGGTGATGGGTTGAATGATGTAATAAAGATCTATGGCTTTGGCGTGAAGGAGTTGACGTTTGCCGTGTTTAATCAATGGGGTGAAAAAGTGTTTGAAACAAGAGATCAGGCCCAGGGTTGGGATGGTTACTGGAAAGGTAAGCCACAGCCTTCGGGTGTTTATATGTATGTGTGCCAGGTGGTGCTGACAGATGGTTCAACACAAACCAAAAAAGGCGCTATAAATCTTGTGCGATGA